From Candidatus Latescibacterota bacterium, one genomic window encodes:
- a CDS encoding MFS transporter: MKNRTGNSRSKTITISLAHLVHDVPGAFLAPILPLLIEKFGLTVFLAGMLDTFRRIPAIANPFLGLMADKICIRWFIILMPGTTAILMSLMGVAPGYAFLSVLLLLSGISSALFHVTAPVMIRHVSKDRIGMGMSFYMLGGELARTLGPLIILGAVSLWGLDGTYRLVPFGIVATILLYFMLKDVSMEREAPAKEDEGVRRTFIGLVPFFICVTGIFFCRAAMKSALTLYLPTYLTSQGASLWMAGISLAVLQFSGAAGTFLAGIISDRIGRKATLLIITAVNPFLMWLFIWLDGRYSIPILIVTGFFLFASGPVLLALVHDIKSKRMSFINGIYMTLNFTLSSIMVLLVGFSADKIGLDLTFRISAFLAAGSVPFVFFLKTPGSGSKTDSRD, encoded by the coding sequence ATGAAAAATAGAACGGGAAACAGTCGGTCCAAAACAATAACGATCTCGCTTGCCCACCTTGTGCATGATGTGCCCGGCGCCTTTCTCGCGCCGATACTTCCCCTTCTGATCGAGAAATTCGGTCTTACAGTATTTCTGGCGGGCATGCTTGACACTTTCAGGCGAATTCCCGCGATCGCCAATCCTTTTCTCGGGCTTATGGCTGACAAAATCTGTATCAGATGGTTCATTATCCTGATGCCGGGAACGACTGCCATACTTATGAGCCTGATGGGAGTCGCTCCTGGATATGCTTTTCTGTCTGTCCTTCTTCTCCTGTCTGGAATCAGTTCTGCTCTCTTCCATGTGACCGCGCCTGTGATGATCAGGCATGTATCCAAAGACAGGATAGGCATGGGGATGAGCTTCTATATGCTTGGAGGAGAACTGGCCCGGACGCTCGGGCCGCTTATTATCCTGGGAGCTGTATCGTTGTGGGGGCTGGATGGCACTTACCGGCTCGTTCCTTTCGGGATAGTAGCCACGATCCTTCTGTACTTCATGCTGAAGGACGTTTCAATGGAGAGGGAAGCTCCAGCGAAAGAGGATGAAGGGGTAAGAAGGACATTTATCGGCCTCGTTCCTTTTTTCATCTGCGTCACAGGCATCTTTTTTTGCAGGGCAGCTATGAAGTCAGCTCTTACTCTTTATCTCCCGACTTATCTTACATCACAGGGAGCTTCACTCTGGATGGCGGGGATATCACTGGCGGTGCTTCAGTTCTCAGGCGCGGCAGGCACTTTTCTCGCTGGAATAATCTCGGACAGGATAGGGCGAAAGGCGACTCTGCTGATCATAACTGCCGTCAATCCTTTTCTCATGTGGCTTTTTATCTGGCTGGACGGCAGGTATTCTATTCCGATCCTCATTGTCACCGGTTTCTTTCTGTTCGCCAGTGGCCCCGTTCTTCTGGCGCTTGTCCACGATATCAAGTCCAAACGCATGTCGTTTATTAACGGGATCTACATGACACTGAATTTCACTCTGAGCTCGATCATGGTCCTACTGGTCGGCTTCTCGGCCGATAAGATCGGGCTGGATCTTACTTTCAGGATATCAGCTTTTCTGGCTGCGGGATCCGTGCCTTTCGTCTTTTTTCTTAAGACTCCAGGCAGCGGCTCAAAGACTGATTCAAGAGATTGA